A stretch of DNA from Papaver somniferum cultivar HN1 unplaced genomic scaffold, ASM357369v1 unplaced-scaffold_11100, whole genome shotgun sequence:
ACTCGTACagatttccatatccaagaaaggaaaaaaaaataaacgcACCAACAACTATCATGGATGAGGTAAGTAGATATTTTGGCTTTTTTTCCATCTCTTTGTTAAGATAATACTACTAGAGTTCTTTTTTTGATAAGAAGAGAAAATTTATTGATTATGCAGATTCAGGCACTGCAAGCCTTTGTAATAATGAAGTAATTCATGGATTGAGAATAATCCATGAACTCTTCTAAAACTAACTTGTCTTTCCtgacttttttttttggagatgTTAGTTATTTTCTCTCCTAACATGAGATATTCTGCAAACTCGAAAAAAATACTAGTGGAGTTTATTAGGGTATATTAATAGTTTGTAATGTTTTAGGATTTATTAATATTGTAATATAATTACTATCCTGTTTCCAGATTCGAAGACATGTAGAGAATCAATACTATACGCTGTATTGGCAAACAGTCTATGCGATGCAAAGAAGGCTTGAAGGTCAATACAAAGAACCCATATTCGGTGAAGATTTTGATAGAAGTTATACAAGGCCTGACAGGAAATGGGAAAGAGGGGTGAAAGTGAAAAACGAACTCGAAAGTCAGCTTGTTGAAGCTGGTATTGCAGAAGAACAGCTTGCTAATGCATACCCAGAAAATGGGGTTCCCATGAATATAGCGAAAACTTTAGCGGTTCTGGCTTTGATGCGTGGGATAAGCAATCCCGATGCACCCCTGCCTTATCCATTCTCTGATGAGGTAAGAGCTATACAAGTAGATTTGTTGGCGAGTATAAGAATTATAGGTCACCGCGAGAAGATAGGCACTCGTATTGAAGAGGAGCTGCGAAACCTCTTAGATCCTGAATATGATGTGACATGTTTCAAAAGAAAGCTAATAAGATGGTTGATAGATTATTTAATGGAATGCAGTGAGATAGGTCGAATCTCAGAATCCCTAAAAACGGCCATCTCAATCATTACCAACCCAGAAA
This window harbors:
- the LOC113328610 gene encoding eukaryotic translation initiation factor 5B-like yields the protein MDEIRRHVENQYYTLYWQTVYAMQRRLEGQYKEPIFGEDFDRSYTRPDRKWERGVKVKNELESQLVEAGIAEEQLANAYPENGVPMNIAKTLAVLALMRGISNPDAPLPYPFSDEVRAIQVDLLASIRIIGHREKIGTRIEEELRNLLDPEYDVTCFKRKLIRWLIDYLMECSEIGRISESLKTAISIITNPENQPVPRRRRTSNDKMKGRGQKAKKPVKSRNKMKEVLRRISKKDTVDVPSVEEITEESKKAKRPKKLLKKSKKKVEEEQRNSVNYEADDKSKEEEQIDVVPVSDDDEDYYDNLPISQTFRINSKPKKSEPEDGSPGDDDDDDTPINVLFKIKNRPKKREREDDLSDSDDDDVPIGKVLKIN